TGTTCGTTCCCACCCTGCAGGAAAGCCACAGTCTTGATGTCCCTGAGGCTGGAGCGCAGCAGGGTGAACTGTTTCTGGAAACGGAGCCTGTCGTGAGGTAACGGGAACACCGCCGTGACCCTCTCCTGTCCCACTAGGAGCTCCAGGACACGGCTGTCTCTGGGGAGCGGTGGTGCAAGGGGCAGCTGGGAGAGTAGGCAGGGATAGACCCAGCACCAGCCCCATACAGGGCACTCCTCGGCCTTGGGTGGGGCAGCACGGAGGCCAGGGGGATGCGGCTGAGCCTGGAGCAGGAGCGGAGCCTCTGGTTGTGGTCATCTGACGGTCCATCTCCGGTGGTTCCCCGGGACAGAGCTTTGAAGTCCACCTTTAGCACACAGAGATGGCGCTGGGTCAAGAACAGGACACAGGAGACACAGCAGGAGGAGTCTCTGTCCTCCTGGAACTACGTGGGATAGGATGTCAGAGAGAAGGGGATTAGTTAGAGTTTGGAGGGTGAAGGTATCTGGGTTAGTAGAGGTCTTCGTTGGAGTGAGAGTTGGGTTTGTTGAGGAGGTTGTCCGCTGGCTGGTCTGGGACGACAACATGGCAGTCTCCACTAGATGTGCTGCATAACCTCCTTTCACACAGCTCTGGTTCTCTTCCATCTCCCAGGAGGTGAAGAGCAGGTGGAGGAGCTGCTGTGGGGTGGAGGGTCCTCCTGACGGGGAGGAGGGGAGCT
The sequence above is drawn from the Oncorhynchus gorbuscha isolate QuinsamMale2020 ecotype Even-year unplaced genomic scaffold, OgorEven_v1.0 Un_scaffold_8857, whole genome shotgun sequence genome and encodes:
- the LOC124030024 gene encoding uncharacterized protein LOC124030024; amino-acid sequence: LLLLRGGRRGAIHMEQHNLRTPVLPLHLPSTSSCLSFTSLLSARITRALEGEQERSVCVVLTNGLLGLFHCPRHPSTAPTHQPQSQPHDLGSVTVQNQGLTLQTLVDNLEPDLILPYDQLDSLLFYIPDTCLCLKLPSSPSGGPSTPQQLLHLLFTSWEMEENQSCVKGGYAAHLVETAMLSSQTSQRTTSSTNPTLTPTKTSTNPDTFTLQTLTNPLLSDILSHVVPGGQRLLLLCLLCPVLDPAPSLCAKGGLQSSVPGNHRRWTVR